In Heyndrickxia vini, the sequence TTAAGACAATTTTTGTAGGTGGTGGAACCCCTACTGTATTAAATGAAAATCAATTAAAAAAATTATGTGAAGGCATTCGTGCGAATCTTCCATTTGTTGATGGTGAATTTACCTTTGAAGCAAATCCAGGGGACCTTTCTATGGATAAGCTGAATATTTTAAAAGAATATGGTGTTAATCGATTAAGTTTTGGGGTCCAATCTTTTAATGATGATTTATTAAAGAAAATAGGGAGGACCCATACTTCTAAGGATGTTTATCAAACCATTCATAAAGCTCAAAGCGCGGGATTTACGAATATCAGTATCGATTTAATTTATAGTTTGCCTGGCCAAACAGAAGAAGACTTTAAAGAAACATTAAACAAAGCATTTGAATTAGAGCTTCCACATTATTCAAGTTATTCATTAATCGTCGAGCCGAAGACAATTTTTTATAACTTGATGAAAAAAGGGAAATTACATCTTCCTTCTGAAGAATCAGAAGCGAATATGTATAGCTTATTAATGAATGAAATGGAAAAACACGGATACGCACAATACGAAATTAGTAATTTTTCAAAGCCGGGGTATGAAAGTAAGCATAATCTCGTTTACTGGGATAATGAAGAATATTTTGGCTTTGGAGCAGGTGCCCATAGCTATTTAAGCGGTACCCGAAAATCAAATATTGGTCCAATAAAAAAATATATAGAAAAGATTCAGGATAAACAATTACCTATATTTGAAGAAAACGTTTTATCATCTGCTGAAAAGATGGAAGAGCATATGTTTTTAGGTCTCAGAAAAAACGAGGGTATAAGCATTGCTCAGTTCAATAATAGATATGATAAGCCCTTATTAACGGTCTTTGAAAAACCAATAAAAGCAATGGTTGAAAAAGGATGGTTAGAAATTAAAGAAGGATATGTACGTCTTACAAAAGAAGGTAGATTTTTTGGAAATGAAGTTTTTCAGTCATTTTTAGTATTGTGATATGTTTCTTTTGTCTTTTCTTAAATAAAAACTATTTCTAGGATAATAGAAACATGTGATAAGGGTAAAAATAATTGACACCGAAGTGTAGTTTTGATAATTTATTAATAGTATTAGCACTCGATGCTGATGAGTGCTAACAATTAGCACTCGGAATTATGAGTGCTAACAGAGGTGATGAAACTTGCTATCGGATCGTCAGCTTCTTATTTTACAAGTAATAATCGATGACTTTATTCGATCTGCACAACCTGTCGGCTCAAGAACACTTTCAAAAAAAGATGAGATTTCCTTAAGTTCTGCAACCATACGCAATGAGATGGCAGACTTGGAAGAATTAGGCTATATTGAAAAAACCCATACTTCTTCAGGTAGAATACCTTCTGAAAAAGGGTATAGATATTATGTTGATCATATATTAGCTCCTCAAAAGCTAAATTCAATAGAAATATCACGGATCCATTCCATTTTCGCAGAAAGAATTTATGAACTGGAGAAAATTGTTCAAAAATCGGCGAAAATTCTTTCTGAGTTAACGAATTATACAGCTATTTTATTGGGTCCGCGGGTAAAGGAAACAAAGCTTAAACGCCTTCAAATTGTGCCATTAAATAATGAAACAGCCGTAGCAATAATGATAACTGATACGGGACATGTTGAGAATCGGATATTTTCCATTCCGCTTGGATTTAATCTAAATGATTTTGAGAAAATGGTAAATATTTTGAATGAAAGACTAACCAATGTTCCTATTTCGGATTTGAAAGGCAAAATATATAAAGAAGTTGCTGTGTTGTTAAAACAGCATATTCAAAATTATGATGCCTTGCTTTATACACTTTTAGAAACAATTAGTGTAAAAGATCAAGAAAAATTATTTTTTGGTGGTAAAGCCAATATCTTAAATCAGCCAGAATTTCGTGACATCCAAAAAATACATTCCTTGATGGACATGATTGAACGTGAACACGGATTTTATGATTTAGTTAAACAAATACCACATGGGATCCATGTGAAAATTGGAAAAGAAAATGAAAGATCTGAAATGGAAAACTGTAGTTTAATAACTGCAACATATTCTATAGGAAATGAGCCTGTGGGCACCATTGCCATTTTAGGCCCGACGAGAATGGAATATTCAAGAGTCATTAGTTTATTGGATTTTTTAAGTACGGATATGTCAAAGGCATTGACCAATCTGTATCATAGTTAATGGAAGTGGATATATTGTTAATGGAGAACAACTGGAAATTAGCAATAAAATCTGCTGATTTCTAGTCTTTTTTCGTTAATAGATTATTTGGGTTATTGTACATGGTGTTACTTTAAGGGAGGTGAAAACAATGGCAGAAGAGAATAAACAGGCAAATCAACAGGAAGCAATTTTTGCTGAAGAAGAAACAACTTCTAATGAGCAAGTTGATTCGGTTGAAACAGAACATAATGAGAAAAATCCTGAAAATGAAATGATAAATGAACTTCAAGCTAAACTTGATGAATCAGAAAATCGTTACTTACGTTTGCGTGCTGATTTTGATAATTTCCGCAGAAGAGTTCAAATTGATAAAGAAGCAAATGAAAAATATAGAGCGCAAAATCTTGCGACCAATTTATTACCAGCCATTGATAATTTTGAACGTGCAATGCAAATAACACCTGAAAATGAACAAACAAAGCAATTAATGCAAGGTGTTGAGATGGTATATCGTAATATTATCGATGCATTGAAACAAGAAGGAATTGAAATTATCGAAGCGGTAGGAAAAGAATTTGATCCGAATTTTCATCAAGCAATCATGCAGGGTGAAGATGAAAACTACGGTTCCAATATTATCATCGAAGAATTCCAAAAAGGATATATTTTGAAGGATCGCGTCATTCGTCCTTCAATGGTGAAAGTGAATCAATAATAATATTTTGACTTTTTTTTCGTGTGAAAATAGAATTTACTTACATATGATAGTGGGAGGTTAATTAGTATGAGCAAAATCATTGGTATCGATTTAGGGACAACTAACTCATGTGTCGCTGTCCTTGAAGGTGGGGAACCAAAGGTCATTCCAAATCCGGAAGGTAACCGAACAACTCCTTCAGTAGTATCATTTAAAAACGGTGAACGACAAGTTGGGGAAGTAGCGAAACGTCAAGCAATTACAAATCCTAATACAATTATTTCAATTAAACGCCATATGGGGACGAACCATAAAGAAACAATTGAAGGAAAAGAATATACTCCACAAGAAGTATCGGCAATGATTCTTCAATATATTAAATCATATGCTGAAGAATATTTAGGTGAAACTGTTGATAAAGCGGTTATTACAGTACCAGCGTATTTTAATGATGCTGAACGTCAAGCAACAAAAGATGCCGGTAAAATTGCTGGATTAGAAGTTGAACGAATTATCAATGAACCAACTGCTGCTGCATTAGCATACGGTCTTGATAAAATGGATCAAGATCAAACAATCCTAGTATACGACCTTGGTGGTGGAACATTTGATGTGTCAATCCTTGAGTTAGGAGATGGCGTGTTTGAAGTTCGTGCTACTGCAGGGGATAATAAACTTGGCGGAGACGATTTTGACCAAGTGATTATTGATTATTTAGTAGCTGAATTCAAGAAAGAAAATGGCATTGATTTATCAAAAGATAAAATGGCAATGCAACGTCTTAAAGATGCTGCTGAAAAAGCGAAGAAGGATCTTTCTGGTGTTACATCAACACAAATTTCATTGCCATTCATCACAGCGGGAGAAGCTGGTCCATTACATTTAGAAGTAAACCTAACTCGTGCGAAATTTGATGAAATATCGGCAGATCTAGTTGAAAGAACAATGGGACCTACAAGACGCGCAATGCAAGATGCTGGATTATCACCAAGTGAAATCGATAAAGTAATTCTTGTGGGCGGTTCAACTCGTATTCCAGCTGTACAAGAAGCGATTCGTAAAGAAACAGGTAAAGATCCACATAAAGGGGTAAACCCAGACGAAGTTGTTGCAATGGGTGCTGCTATCCAAGGTGGAGTTCTAACTGGTGACGTAAAAGATGTAGTTTTATTAGACGTAACACCACTTTCTTTAGGTATTGAAACAATGGGTGGGGTATTCACAAAACTTATTGATCGTAACACAACTATTCCAACTTCTAAGTCACAAGTATTCTCTACTGCTGCGGATAACCAAACAGCTGTAGATATACACGTACTTCAAGGTGAACGACCAATGGCTGCAGATAACAAAACACTAGGTCGTTTCCAATTATCTGATATTCCACCGGCACCACGTGGAATTCCACAAATTGAAGTAAGCTTTGATATTGATAAAAACGGTATCGTAAATGTAAGTGCAAAAGATCTAGGAACCGGTAAACAACAAAATATTACAATTAAATCTTCTTCAGGATTATCTGATGATGAAATTGATCGCATGGTTAAAGAAGCCGAAGAAAATGCGGATGCGGATAAACAACGTAAAGAAGAAGTTGAATTACGCAACGAAGCGGATCAGCTAGTTTTCACTACTGAAAAGACGTTAAAGGATCTTGAAGGTAAAGTTGACGAAGCAGAAGTGAAAAAAGCGGAAGAAGCGAAAGATGCATTAAAGGCAGCAATTGAGAAAAACGAATTAGCTGAAATCCGTGAAAAGAAAGAAGCACTACAAGAAATCGTCCAAAACCTTTCAATGAAACTTTATGAAGAAGCTGCAAAGCAAGCACAAGCAGGGCAGCCAAATGCTGAAGGACAAGACGGAAAAAAAGACGATGATGTCGTAGATGCGGAATTCGAAGAAGTAAAAGACGATAAATAATAATTTACAGTAAAGATTTAATTTGAAAAAGTCAAAGTCAGGTACATTCTTGGCTTTGGCTTTTTGTCTTTTAGAATTGTTTCATTGTCTTTTTATTGATTGTTCCTGGTGTCAATGTTAAAATAACCTTTATGCGAAAGGATTCGGGAGTGTGGATGAATGAGTAAAAGGGACTATTATGAAGTATTAGGTCTGGAAAAAAATGCTTCAAAAGAAGAGATTAAAAAAGCATATCGAAAACTATCTAAAAAATACCATCCGGATATTAATAAAGAAGCGGATGCAGCTGATAAATTTAAAGAGGTAAAAGAAGCATACGAAGTTCTATCAGACGATCAAAAACGTGATCAATATGATCGTTTCGGCCATACTGATCCAAATCAAGGATTTGGTGGTTTTGGTGGGGACGGAGATTTCGGAGGATTTGGCGGCTTTGAAGATATCTTCAGTACGTTCTTTGGTGGTGGATCATCAAGAAGACGTGATCCAAATGCCCCTCGACAAGGCGCAGATCTTCAATACACGATGACATTAACATTCAAAGAAGCAGTGTTCGGAAAAGAAACTGAAATCGAAATTCCAAGAGAAGAAACATGTGACACATGTCATGGTTCAGGAGCGAAACCTGGAACACAACCAGAAACATGTTCACATTGTCATGGTTCCGGACAATTAAATACGGAGCAAAATACTCCGTTCGGAAAAATTGTTAATCGCCGTGTGTGCCATTATTGTAATGGTACAGGTAAGATGATAAAAAATAAATGTAAAACATGCGGCGGTACTGGAAAAGTGAAAAAACGTCGCAGAATCAATGTGAAAATTCCAGCTGGAGTAGATGATGGACAACAATTACGGGTTTCCGGTCAAGGTGAGCCGGGGGTAAATGGTGGACCTGCTGGAGATCTTTATGTAGTTTTCCACGTTAGAGAGCATGAATTCTTTGAACGTGATGGGGACGATATTTATTGTGAAATGCCAATCACATTCGCTCAAGCTGCATTAGGAGACGAGATCGAAGTACCAACCTTACATGGTAAAGTAAAATTAAAGGTTCCCGCTGGAACGCAAACGGGAACTAAGTTTAGACTTCGAGGCAAAGGTGTGCCAAATGTTAGGGGATATGGTACGGGAGATCAGCATATCCATGTGAAAGTGATTACACCAACAAAGTTAACAGATAAGCAAAAACAACTATTAAGGGAATTTTCAGAGACAGAAGGGTCGGCTCCAGATGAGCAGAACGAATCCTTCATCGATAAAATGAAGAAGGCTTTCAAAGGGGAATAATTTAAAATGGAGTTGGTAGAAAATGAAATGGTCTGAAATTATGATCCATACGACAAATGAAGCAATCGAACCAATCTCAAATATATTGCATGAGGCAGGTGCTAGCGGGGTTGTAATAGAAGACCCGTTTGATTTAGTAAAAGAAAGAGAAGATCAATTCGGTGAAATCTACCAACTCAATCCAGATGACTACCCTGAAGAAGGGGTAATTATTAAAGCTTATTTATCCGTTAACAGCTTTTTAGGTGAAACAGTTGAAGAGATTAAGCAAGCTATAAATAATCTAGCACTCTTCAATATAGACATTGGCCAAAATCATGTAACAATAAGTGAAGTGAATGAGGAAGAATGGGCAACAGCATGGAAAAAGTATTATAATCCCGTGAAAATATCAGAGAAATTCACTATAGTTCCAACATGGGAAAAATATGAAGCTGTTAGTAGCGATGAATTAATTATTGAATTGGATCCTGGGATGGCATTTGGAACAGGGACCCATCCTACTACGGTGATGTGTATCCAAGCGCTGGAAAGAACAGTGAAGCAAAATGACACCGTAATAGACGTAGGTACTGGTTCGGGAGTGCTTAGTATCGCTGCAGCACTTTTAGGAGCAGTACAAGTTACCGCTTTAGACTTAGATGAAGTTGCAGTGCAATCAGCCAAACTTAATGTGAAACTAAATAAAGTTCAAGATCAAGTTACCGTATCGAAAAATGATCTATTAAATGGGATGAATGGGCAGGTTGATGTTGTCGTATCGAATATTCTAGCCGAGGTTATCATGAGCTTTACCGATGATGTTGCTAAAGCTGTCAAACCGAATGGCTATTTTATCGCATCGGGGATTATTCAACAGAAGAAGGACCAAGTGAAAGAAGCGATTATTTCATCTGGGTTTAGCATTGAAGAAACTATCGTGATGGAAGACTGGATAGCTTTTATTGCAAAGCGTGGGTGATGAATAATGCAAAGATACTTCATTGGCAGTTCATATGAGGGAGAAGATGAAATTCGTTTAAAGGGTGATGTGTTTCATCATATATCCCATGTTATGCGGATGAAACGTAATGACGAATTTTACGTCGTTTTTACAGATAACAAAGCTGGAATTGCCAAAATAGAGGATATTACCAATGAAGAAATCATAGCTCATATTGTAAAATGGGAAGAAGCAAATAGAGAATTACCGGTTAAAGTGGCGATTGCAAGCGGACTGCCTAAAGGGGATAAATTGGAATATATTATTCAAAAGGGTACAGAGCTTGGAGCATATGAATTTGTCCCTTTTATTGCGGATCGCTCGATTGTGAAATGGGATTCAAAGAAAGAAAAGAAGAAACTTGATCGATGGCAAAAAATTGCTTTAGAAGCTGCTGAACAATCCCATCGACAGCATATGCCGATTATTCACGCCCCCCATACATTTAAATCTTTAATAGTCTTTAGTAATTCATTTAATCATAAAATCGTTGCATTTGAAGAAAGTGCTAAAAACGGGGAGACTTCCAATTTTGTGAGGACGATCAATCATTTTTCTCCGGGAGATTCTGTATTGATCGTATTTGGTCCGGAAGGTGGTCTTTCAGTTGATGAAGTTCGTCGTATGGAAGAAAGCGGATTTCAACTATGTGGACTAGGTCCTAGAATATTAAGAACTGAAACAGCGCCTTTATATGCTTTATCCGCGATATCTTACCAATTAGAATTAATGAGGTGATTGTAATGTCACAAGTGGCATTTCATACTTTAGGATGTAAAGTTAATCATTATGAAACAGAAGCCATCTGGCAGTTATTTAAAGCACAAGGTTATGAACGTGTCGATTTTGAATCGACAGCAGATGTGTACGTCATTAATACATGTACAGTTACGAACACGGGAGACAAAAAAAGTCGTCAAGTAATTAGACGAGCAGTCAGAAAAAATCCAGATGCAGTTATTTGTGTAACTGGTTGTTATGCGCAAACATCACCTGCAGAAATCATGGCTATACCGGGTGTTGACATCGTTGTAGGTACACAGGATCGTGTGAAAATGCTTGGGTACATTGAGCAATTTAAACAGGAACGTCAGCCAATTAATGGTGTTGGAAACATTATGAAGAATCGTGTATATGAAGAGTTAGATGTTCCTGCTTTTACCGATAGAACACGCGCTTCCTTAAAAATTCAAGAAGGTTGCAATAATTTTTGTACATTTTGTATCATTCCATGGGCGCGTGGGTTAATGCGTTCCCGTGATCCTAAGGAAGTTATCCGCCAAGCACAGCAATTAGTGGATGCCGGCTATAAAGAAATTGTATTGACAGGGATTCACACAGGCGGTTATGGACAAGATATGAAGGACTATAATTTGGCAATGCTCCTTAGTGATATGGAAGCACAAGTTAAAGGTTTAAAACGCATTCGTATTTCATCAATTGAAGCCAGTCAATTGACTGATGAAGTAATTGAAGTAATAAATAAATCAAAATTAATCGTTCGCCATATGCACATTCCTCTTCAATCTGGTTCGGATACCGTTCTAAAAAGAATGAGACGTAAGTACACGATGGCTGAATATGCTGAAAGACTAGTGAAATTGAAAAAAGCCTTACCTGGGCTTGCAGTAACATCTGATGTAATCGTTGGCTTCCCTGGTGAAACTGAAGAAGAATTTATGGAAACGTATAATTTTATTAAAGATCATAAGTTTTCTGAACTTCATGTTTTCCCGTATTCGAAACGTACAGGAACACCTGCTGCACGGATGGAAGATCAAATTGATGAAAATATAAAAAATGAACGTGTTCATCGGTTGATTTCATTATCAGATCAATTAGCAAAAGAATACGCTTCACGCTTTGAAAATGAAGTACTAGAAGTGATTCCGGAAGAAAAATATAAAGAAGATCCGTCTAGCGGTTTATATGAAGGATACACGGATAATTATTTGAAAGTCGTATTCCCTGCAACAGAAGATATGGTTGGTAAATTAGTGAAAGTAAAAATCACAAAATCTGGTTATCCATATAATGAGGGACAATTTGTCCGAGTCATCGACGATATTGAAGAAATTCAACAAGAAGCCATATAAAACTGCAGCTAAGCTGCAGTTTTTTTATTAATTGGAAATACTAAAATGACAATGGTATAGTATTAGAGGTACGTACAACATACATAAAAGGAGAATAAAAATGACAAATAATATTGCAAAAATGATTGATCATACATTACTTAAACCCGAAGCCACTCAACAACAAATTCAAACTTTATGCGAAGAAGCAAAGGAATATTCATTTGCGTCAGTTTGTGTTAATCCAGCATGGGTTGCATTAGCGGCTGAGAAATTAAAAGGAACAGATGTGAAAGTTTGTACCGTAATTGGTTTTCCTCTCGGGGCAACAACTTCTGAAACAAAAGCGTTTGAAACAAAAAATGCCATTGACAATGGAGCAACAGAAGTAGATATGGTCATCAATATAGGCGCCCTAAAAAGCGGGGATTATGACCTGGTAGAAAAAGATATCCGTGCTGTTACATCTGCTGCCCAAGGTAAAGCCCTAACAAAGGTTATTATTGAGACATGTCTTTTAACAGAAGAAGAAAAAGTTCGTGCATGTGAACTTTCTGTCAAAGCAGGGGCTGATTATGTAAAAACATCTACTGGCTTTTCTACGGGTGGTGCCACTGTCGAAGATATCGCCCTCATGAGGAAAACAGTTGGACCAGATAAGGGTGTAAAGGCTTCAGGTGGTGTCCGTAGTCCAGAGGATGCACAAAATATGATTAATGCGGGCGCAACACGTATTGGAGCAAGTTCAGGAGTGAAAATTGTTCAAGGATTATCAAGCGATAGTGATTATTAAACAAACGCAGTAAGCCCGGGGAGTATCCCGGGCTTTTTAAATCCTTTTTTTTCCGTGAAACCGAATGATAAAACGGCCGAATTTTGTTGCAAATGGTAGAACAAGTAAAGAGCAAACGACATTAAATACAACACTTGCATGTGCCAACTGGGTTTCGAGACTTGCTGTTAAAGCTTGGCTGACATCAGCTAGATAAGGAATGCAGGGAATAAAAAAAATTGCTCCTACTACATTGAGCCAAATATGAGCATATGCTGTTAATCTGGCTTCCTCTCCTGCACCAATACTTGCTAATAAGCCTGTAATGCACGTTCCAATATTTGCTCCTAACATAATGACTATTCCTGTTTCCAAAGGGAATATCCCAGCACTTAAAAAGCTCATGGCAATCCCGGTCATCACCGTACTTGATTGAATACAGGCAGTTAAAAGGATTGAAAATAAAAACCCGAAAAAAATATGATCATTCATTAGATAAAGAACCTTTTGGACAACATCTAATTGAGTTAAAGGTGCAGCTAACCACTCAAAAGCGCGCATTGCACTAATGATAATGGCAAAACCGGTTAAAATATATCCTAAACTTTTTAATTTTTCTTGTTTAAATAGTAAACAAAGTAAACCTAAAAAAAGAAACGGAATGATTATACTGGATAAATCATAGGATAAGAATTCTAAAGTAAAGGTTGTCCCGATATTGGTACCCAAAATAATTCCAATTGTTTGGGGAAATGATAATATTCTTGCAGCGACCAACCCGACAGTTATGACCATTACGGCTGAACTACTCTGCAATATTGCTGTCATAATTATACCGACGATCATCCCTTTAATCGGTGTATTAGTAACCTTTTTTAACCATTGTTCCATTGCCTTACCAGAAATATTAAACAAACCAACCCGCAACCAAGTCATTCCGATAAGAAAACTTCCTACTAATCCTACAAATAATCCAAAATAAAGCATGTCCCCACCTCTTAATTCATCATATGGTAAAAATGATGTAAAAATGACGAGAACATGTAAAATAACGTAAAGTTTATTGACCTGCTCATAAGTATATATTATAATTGCAAGGTACAGGTTTTCATGTGTCATCATGATACCGTAGTGTGTGTTCGGAGGGAGGGAAAGAGAGATGTCAAAAACAGTTGTTCGTAAAAACGAATCGCTTGAAGATGCTCTTCGCCGCTTCAAACGTACAGTTTCTAAAACGGGAACTTTACAAGAATATAGAAAGCGCGAATTTTATGAAAAACCAAGCGTAAAACGTAAGAAAAAATCTGAAGCTGCTAGAAAGCGTAAGTTCTAAGAGAGGGTGGAAGAATGGGTCTTCTCGAGCGTTTAAATGAAGATATGAAACAAGCGATGAAAAACAAAGAAAAAGAAAAACTCTCTGTTATCCGCATGCTTAAAGCTTCTTTACAAAATGAGGCGATTAGGCTTGGTAAGGATCAATTGTCAGAAGAAGAAGAACTGACAATCCTTTCTCGCGAAGTGAAGCAACGCAAAGACTCCCTCCAGGAATTTCAAAATGCAGGTCGTGAAGATCTCGTTGAAAAAATTCAGACGGAATTAACTTTTGTAGATATATATTTACCCGAACAGTTAACA encodes:
- the hemW gene encoding radical SAM family heme chaperone HemW, producing MQVASAYIHIPFCEHICYYCDFNKVFLKGQPVDDYVDMLVEEMKYTIDQYPTNQLKTIFVGGGTPTVLNENQLKKLCEGIRANLPFVDGEFTFEANPGDLSMDKLNILKEYGVNRLSFGVQSFNDDLLKKIGRTHTSKDVYQTIHKAQSAGFTNISIDLIYSLPGQTEEDFKETLNKAFELELPHYSSYSLIVEPKTIFYNLMKKGKLHLPSEESEANMYSLLMNEMEKHGYAQYEISNFSKPGYESKHNLVYWDNEEYFGFGAGAHSYLSGTRKSNIGPIKKYIEKIQDKQLPIFEENVLSSAEKMEEHMFLGLRKNEGISIAQFNNRYDKPLLTVFEKPIKAMVEKGWLEIKEGYVRLTKEGRFFGNEVFQSFLVL
- the hrcA gene encoding heat-inducible transcriptional repressor HrcA, which produces MLSDRQLLILQVIIDDFIRSAQPVGSRTLSKKDEISLSSATIRNEMADLEELGYIEKTHTSSGRIPSEKGYRYYVDHILAPQKLNSIEISRIHSIFAERIYELEKIVQKSAKILSELTNYTAILLGPRVKETKLKRLQIVPLNNETAVAIMITDTGHVENRIFSIPLGFNLNDFEKMVNILNERLTNVPISDLKGKIYKEVAVLLKQHIQNYDALLYTLLETISVKDQEKLFFGGKANILNQPEFRDIQKIHSLMDMIEREHGFYDLVKQIPHGIHVKIGKENERSEMENCSLITATYSIGNEPVGTIAILGPTRMEYSRVISLLDFLSTDMSKALTNLYHS
- the grpE gene encoding nucleotide exchange factor GrpE; this translates as MAEENKQANQQEAIFAEEETTSNEQVDSVETEHNEKNPENEMINELQAKLDESENRYLRLRADFDNFRRRVQIDKEANEKYRAQNLATNLLPAIDNFERAMQITPENEQTKQLMQGVEMVYRNIIDALKQEGIEIIEAVGKEFDPNFHQAIMQGEDENYGSNIIIEEFQKGYILKDRVIRPSMVKVNQ
- the dnaK gene encoding molecular chaperone DnaK; translated protein: MSKIIGIDLGTTNSCVAVLEGGEPKVIPNPEGNRTTPSVVSFKNGERQVGEVAKRQAITNPNTIISIKRHMGTNHKETIEGKEYTPQEVSAMILQYIKSYAEEYLGETVDKAVITVPAYFNDAERQATKDAGKIAGLEVERIINEPTAAALAYGLDKMDQDQTILVYDLGGGTFDVSILELGDGVFEVRATAGDNKLGGDDFDQVIIDYLVAEFKKENGIDLSKDKMAMQRLKDAAEKAKKDLSGVTSTQISLPFITAGEAGPLHLEVNLTRAKFDEISADLVERTMGPTRRAMQDAGLSPSEIDKVILVGGSTRIPAVQEAIRKETGKDPHKGVNPDEVVAMGAAIQGGVLTGDVKDVVLLDVTPLSLGIETMGGVFTKLIDRNTTIPTSKSQVFSTAADNQTAVDIHVLQGERPMAADNKTLGRFQLSDIPPAPRGIPQIEVSFDIDKNGIVNVSAKDLGTGKQQNITIKSSSGLSDDEIDRMVKEAEENADADKQRKEEVELRNEADQLVFTTEKTLKDLEGKVDEAEVKKAEEAKDALKAAIEKNELAEIREKKEALQEIVQNLSMKLYEEAAKQAQAGQPNAEGQDGKKDDDVVDAEFEEVKDDK
- the dnaJ gene encoding molecular chaperone DnaJ gives rise to the protein MSKRDYYEVLGLEKNASKEEIKKAYRKLSKKYHPDINKEADAADKFKEVKEAYEVLSDDQKRDQYDRFGHTDPNQGFGGFGGDGDFGGFGGFEDIFSTFFGGGSSRRRDPNAPRQGADLQYTMTLTFKEAVFGKETEIEIPREETCDTCHGSGAKPGTQPETCSHCHGSGQLNTEQNTPFGKIVNRRVCHYCNGTGKMIKNKCKTCGGTGKVKKRRRINVKIPAGVDDGQQLRVSGQGEPGVNGGPAGDLYVVFHVREHEFFERDGDDIYCEMPITFAQAALGDEIEVPTLHGKVKLKVPAGTQTGTKFRLRGKGVPNVRGYGTGDQHIHVKVITPTKLTDKQKQLLREFSETEGSAPDEQNESFIDKMKKAFKGE
- the prmA gene encoding 50S ribosomal protein L11 methyltransferase, whose protein sequence is MKWSEIMIHTTNEAIEPISNILHEAGASGVVIEDPFDLVKEREDQFGEIYQLNPDDYPEEGVIIKAYLSVNSFLGETVEEIKQAINNLALFNIDIGQNHVTISEVNEEEWATAWKKYYNPVKISEKFTIVPTWEKYEAVSSDELIIELDPGMAFGTGTHPTTVMCIQALERTVKQNDTVIDVGTGSGVLSIAAALLGAVQVTALDLDEVAVQSAKLNVKLNKVQDQVTVSKNDLLNGMNGQVDVVVSNILAEVIMSFTDDVAKAVKPNGYFIASGIIQQKKDQVKEAIISSGFSIEETIVMEDWIAFIAKRG
- a CDS encoding 16S rRNA (uracil(1498)-N(3))-methyltransferase; translated protein: MQRYFIGSSYEGEDEIRLKGDVFHHISHVMRMKRNDEFYVVFTDNKAGIAKIEDITNEEIIAHIVKWEEANRELPVKVAIASGLPKGDKLEYIIQKGTELGAYEFVPFIADRSIVKWDSKKEKKKLDRWQKIALEAAEQSHRQHMPIIHAPHTFKSLIVFSNSFNHKIVAFEESAKNGETSNFVRTINHFSPGDSVLIVFGPEGGLSVDEVRRMEESGFQLCGLGPRILRTETAPLYALSAISYQLELMR
- the mtaB gene encoding tRNA (N(6)-L-threonylcarbamoyladenosine(37)-C(2))-methylthiotransferase MtaB; the protein is MSQVAFHTLGCKVNHYETEAIWQLFKAQGYERVDFESTADVYVINTCTVTNTGDKKSRQVIRRAVRKNPDAVICVTGCYAQTSPAEIMAIPGVDIVVGTQDRVKMLGYIEQFKQERQPINGVGNIMKNRVYEELDVPAFTDRTRASLKIQEGCNNFCTFCIIPWARGLMRSRDPKEVIRQAQQLVDAGYKEIVLTGIHTGGYGQDMKDYNLAMLLSDMEAQVKGLKRIRISSIEASQLTDEVIEVINKSKLIVRHMHIPLQSGSDTVLKRMRRKYTMAEYAERLVKLKKALPGLAVTSDVIVGFPGETEEEFMETYNFIKDHKFSELHVFPYSKRTGTPAARMEDQIDENIKNERVHRLISLSDQLAKEYASRFENEVLEVIPEEKYKEDPSSGLYEGYTDNYLKVVFPATEDMVGKLVKVKITKSGYPYNEGQFVRVIDDIEEIQQEAI
- the deoC gene encoding deoxyribose-phosphate aldolase, which produces MTNNIAKMIDHTLLKPEATQQQIQTLCEEAKEYSFASVCVNPAWVALAAEKLKGTDVKVCTVIGFPLGATTSETKAFETKNAIDNGATEVDMVINIGALKSGDYDLVEKDIRAVTSAAQGKALTKVIIETCLLTEEEKVRACELSVKAGADYVKTSTGFSTGGATVEDIALMRKTVGPDKGVKASGGVRSPEDAQNMINAGATRIGASSGVKIVQGLSSDSDY
- a CDS encoding Na/Pi symporter, whose product is MLYFGLFVGLVGSFLIGMTWLRVGLFNISGKAMEQWLKKVTNTPIKGMIVGIIMTAILQSSSAVMVITVGLVAARILSFPQTIGIILGTNIGTTFTLEFLSYDLSSIIIPFLFLGLLCLLFKQEKLKSLGYILTGFAIIISAMRAFEWLAAPLTQLDVVQKVLYLMNDHIFFGFLFSILLTACIQSSTVMTGIAMSFLSAGIFPLETGIVIMLGANIGTCITGLLASIGAGEEARLTAYAHIWLNVVGAIFFIPCIPYLADVSQALTASLETQLAHASVVFNVVCSLLVLPFATKFGRFIIRFHGKKRI
- the rpsU gene encoding 30S ribosomal protein S21 — its product is MSKTVVRKNESLEDALRRFKRTVSKTGTLQEYRKREFYEKPSVKRKKKSEAARKRKF
- a CDS encoding GatB/YqeY domain-containing protein — translated: MGLLERLNEDMKQAMKNKEKEKLSVIRMLKASLQNEAIRLGKDQLSEEEELTILSREVKQRKDSLQEFQNAGREDLVEKIQTELTFVDIYLPEQLTEEELTKIVIETINEVGATSKAEMGKVMSAIMPKVKVKGKADGSTVNNIVKQQLS